Proteins encoded together in one Lachnospiraceae bacterium JLR.KK008 window:
- the trpS gene encoding tryptophan--tRNA ligase translates to MTGDKKVLFSAMQATGTLTLGNYLGALKNWITLSDEYECFYSVVDMHSITVRQDPAELRKRARNLLILYIAAGLDPEKNCIYYQSHVSGHAELAWILNCFTYMGELNRMTQFKDKAARHADNINAGLFTYPVLMAADILLYQTDVVPVGKDQLQHLEITRDIAQRFNAIYGDVFTIPEPFIGKAGAKINSLQDPAKKMSKSDDNPNASIYLTDDPDTVIRKFKRAVTDSEANIAYNEQQPGIRNLIDIYCACTGKTVEETVTEFAGSGYGEFKLAVGEAVADILRPLQTRFAELQKDKAYIDSVIKNNGEKANYFAAKTLRKVQKKIGFPERIR, encoded by the coding sequence ATGACAGGTGATAAGAAAGTACTTTTCAGTGCGATGCAGGCAACGGGAACCCTTACCTTGGGGAACTATCTGGGGGCGCTGAAAAACTGGATTACTCTGAGCGATGAGTATGAGTGCTTCTATTCGGTGGTGGACATGCACTCGATCACGGTCAGGCAGGACCCGGCTGAGCTGAGAAAGCGTGCCAGAAATCTTCTTATTTTATATATTGCGGCAGGACTTGATCCTGAGAAAAATTGTATCTATTATCAGTCTCATGTGTCCGGCCATGCGGAGCTTGCATGGATTCTCAACTGCTTTACGTATATGGGAGAACTGAACCGGATGACGCAGTTTAAAGATAAGGCGGCCAGACATGCGGACAATATCAATGCCGGACTGTTTACGTATCCGGTGCTGATGGCAGCGGATATTCTGCTGTATCAGACAGATGTGGTGCCGGTTGGAAAAGATCAGCTTCAGCATCTGGAGATCACCAGGGACATTGCCCAGAGGTTCAATGCGATCTATGGGGATGTATTTACGATTCCTGAGCCTTTTATCGGTAAGGCGGGAGCTAAGATCAACAGTCTGCAGGATCCGGCGAAAAAGATGTCCAAGTCTGACGACAATCCGAACGCCAGCATCTACCTGACGGATGATCCGGATACGGTTATTCGCAAATTCAAACGCGCAGTTACCGATTCCGAGGCCAATATCGCATACAACGAACAGCAGCCAGGGATTCGCAATCTGATTGACATTTACTGCGCATGTACCGGTAAGACGGTGGAAGAGACGGTAACGGAATTCGCGGGCAGCGGGTATGGAGAGTTTAAGCTGGCTGTGGGAGAGGCTGTGGCAGATATTTTGAGACCGCTGCAGACGCGGTTTGCAGAGCTTCAGAAAGACAAGGCTTATATCGACAGTGTCATCAAAAATAACGGAGAGAAAGCCAACTATTTCGCGGCGAAGACGCTGCGCAAAGTGCAGAAAAAAATCGGATTCCCCGAGAGGATTCGGTAA
- a CDS encoding ABC transporter permease encodes MRRQSALMNKKTLSFPYIFWSVVFILIPLCMVFYYGLTDKTGAFTLENIATMATAEHAKALMISIRLSLISTAICFLLAYPLAMILAGMNVNQHSFIVLIFILPMWMNFLLRTLAWQTLLEKTGVINNILGFFHLPPLEIINTPAAIILGMVYNFLPFMVLPLYNVLVKIDKNVINAARDLGANSLQTFFRVTLPLSVPGIISGITMVFIPALTTFVISTLLGGSKILLIGNVIEQEFTQTNNWHLGSGLSIVLMIFIIINMAVEAAFDKNGEGTAL; translated from the coding sequence ATGAGGAGGCAATCGGCATTGATGAATAAAAAAACGCTCTCTTTTCCTTACATATTCTGGTCTGTGGTCTTTATCCTCATTCCACTCTGTATGGTCTTTTATTATGGACTGACAGATAAGACCGGAGCTTTTACGCTTGAGAATATTGCCACGATGGCGACAGCGGAACACGCGAAAGCATTGATGATTTCTATCCGCCTCTCTCTCATCAGCACGGCAATCTGTTTTTTGCTCGCCTACCCGCTGGCCATGATACTGGCGGGCATGAACGTAAACCAGCACAGTTTTATCGTCCTGATTTTCATCCTTCCGATGTGGATGAATTTTCTGCTGCGCACGCTCGCGTGGCAGACTTTACTGGAGAAAACAGGGGTCATCAACAATATTCTGGGCTTTTTTCACCTGCCCCCGCTGGAGATTATCAACACGCCAGCGGCGATCATACTCGGCATGGTCTATAACTTCCTGCCTTTTATGGTCCTGCCCCTCTATAATGTGCTCGTGAAGATTGACAAAAACGTAATCAACGCCGCCAGAGATCTGGGCGCCAACAGTCTGCAGACATTTTTCCGGGTCACTCTGCCACTGTCTGTTCCCGGCATCATCAGTGGTATCACGATGGTATTCATCCCTGCACTGACGACCTTTGTCATCAGCACTCTGCTTGGCGGCAGCAAAATCCTGCTCATCGGAAATGTGATCGAACAGGAGTTCACTCAGACAAACAACTGGCACCTTGGAAGCGGCCTCTCCATCGTCCTGATGATCTTTATTATCATCAACATGGCTGTGGAAGCCGCATTTGATAAAAACGGGGAGGGAACAGCACTGTGA
- a CDS encoding DUF5662 family protein, producing MKAWKHFKTITYHKYLVMKGCFAVGLYRQGLLHDLSKYTLTEFLVGARYYQGNRSPNNAERETIGYSSAWLHHKGRNRHHYEYWIDYCADEGTCREGMKAAPMPDRYIIEMFMDRIAASKVYNGKAYTDKDALAYYKKGAAKMRFFLHPYTRKRLEKLLRMLAVRGEKATFAYIRARRRNGYHIDV from the coding sequence ATGAAAGCATGGAAACATTTTAAGACGATCACATATCACAAGTATCTGGTGATGAAAGGCTGTTTTGCAGTAGGGCTGTACCGACAGGGACTGCTGCATGACCTGTCAAAATATACGCTTACGGAGTTTCTGGTGGGGGCCAGGTATTATCAGGGAAACAGAAGCCCGAACAATGCGGAGAGAGAGACTATTGGTTATTCTTCCGCCTGGCTTCATCATAAAGGGCGGAACAGACATCATTATGAATATTGGATCGACTATTGCGCGGACGAGGGAACATGCAGAGAGGGGATGAAAGCGGCGCCCATGCCGGACCGCTATATTATTGAAATGTTTATGGATCGTATCGCTGCATCAAAGGTGTATAATGGCAAAGCGTATACGGACAAAGATGCGCTCGCATATTATAAAAAGGGTGCAGCGAAAATGCGGTTTTTCCTCCATCCCTATACGAGAAAGCGACTGGAGAAGCTGCTGCGTATGCTTGCCGTCAGAGGCGAGAAGGCAACCTTCGCCTATATCCGTGCGAGGAGGAGAAACGGGTATCATATCGATGTATAG
- a CDS encoding alpha-amylase family glycosyl hydrolase codes for MYMNMAERGEGTHCGQRNWIAVTGLSVTDTLAIEDYLEGKTCMRDKSYYPKGVTVVDRGIQFVFKIEEPAADIKIGIFAGERELMRVPVSESCRQGQMYSVLLEDLPEKADSYCYYADGREICDFYARGVVGMRCYGQEKGALRYELPRGSYEWGDEVRPLHSYGQSVIYGLHVRGFTKHTSSAVKKKGTFAGVREKIPYLRELGITAVELMPAYEFDEIDKTESTYQKEAEIKINYWGFKAGYYYAPKSAYAYGRNAAAEMKDMVRELHKAGIEVLMQFYFPEKTAAAEIPDILRFWVEEYHIDGFHLIGGDAPVVILATDPFLKDTKLIGTHLPLEKIYPKKKGSWNRNLAFWRESFPYDMRKALKGDEGCINAMLSHLQDNEEKAGVVNAIAGYGGFTLQDLVSYDRKHNEENGEENKDGESYNNSWNCGVEGSTRKRSIRLLRRQQMRNALGLVFLSQGVPYLQSGDEFGQTQNGNNNPYCQDNSVTWLDWKLLKSNQDFVDYTKKLIGFRRNHAVFHREQVLKGIDYLGYGNPDISFHGEEAWKPALDHSSRHVGVLYCGKYAQNKGGEKDSDFYVVYNMHWEPHEFALPKLRKEMEWKLCMDTSVPTGYLSEEEEEAVSLSGGIALAGARTIQIYQSRKKEEH; via the coding sequence ATGTATATGAATATGGCAGAGCGCGGTGAAGGTACGCACTGTGGACAGAGGAATTGGATAGCAGTTACAGGGTTGTCTGTGACAGATACTTTAGCGATAGAGGATTACTTGGAAGGGAAGACTTGCATGAGAGATAAAAGTTACTATCCGAAAGGCGTAACAGTGGTAGACAGAGGCATTCAGTTTGTATTTAAAATAGAAGAACCTGCTGCAGATATAAAAATCGGGATATTTGCCGGAGAAAGGGAATTGATGAGAGTTCCGGTGTCAGAGAGCTGCCGACAGGGACAGATGTACTCTGTGCTCCTGGAAGATCTGCCGGAAAAGGCTGACAGTTATTGTTATTATGCGGATGGCAGGGAAATCTGCGATTTCTATGCGCGGGGCGTGGTCGGTATGCGCTGTTATGGACAGGAAAAGGGAGCGCTTCGCTACGAACTGCCGCGTGGGAGCTATGAGTGGGGAGATGAGGTTCGTCCCCTTCATTCTTACGGTCAGTCTGTCATCTATGGTCTGCATGTACGCGGTTTTACGAAACATACTTCCTCGGCAGTCAAAAAGAAAGGGACGTTTGCAGGCGTCAGAGAAAAGATTCCTTATCTGCGGGAGCTGGGTATCACGGCGGTTGAACTGATGCCGGCGTATGAGTTTGATGAGATCGATAAAACGGAGAGCACTTATCAGAAAGAAGCGGAGATAAAGATCAACTACTGGGGCTTTAAAGCCGGATATTATTATGCGCCTAAGAGCGCCTACGCTTATGGCCGCAATGCGGCGGCTGAGATGAAGGATATGGTCAGGGAACTGCACAAGGCGGGTATTGAAGTCCTGATGCAGTTTTATTTTCCGGAAAAGACTGCGGCGGCAGAAATCCCGGACATTTTGCGTTTTTGGGTGGAGGAGTACCATATTGACGGATTTCATCTGATCGGCGGCGATGCGCCGGTCGTGATATTGGCCACCGATCCCTTTTTAAAAGATACGAAACTGATCGGTACGCATCTGCCACTGGAGAAAATTTATCCGAAAAAGAAAGGGAGCTGGAATAGAAATCTTGCATTTTGGCGGGAGAGTTTTCCATATGATATGAGAAAGGCTTTGAAAGGGGACGAAGGCTGTATTAATGCGATGCTTTCCCATCTGCAGGACAATGAAGAGAAGGCGGGAGTTGTCAATGCCATTGCCGGATACGGCGGGTTTACGTTACAGGACCTTGTTTCGTATGACAGAAAGCATAATGAGGAAAACGGAGAGGAGAACAAAGACGGAGAAAGCTACAATAACAGCTGGAACTGTGGGGTGGAGGGGAGCACAAGGAAACGGTCGATCCGGCTCCTGCGCCGCCAGCAGATGAGAAATGCACTGGGGCTTGTTTTTCTATCCCAGGGAGTTCCTTATCTGCAGAGCGGAGATGAGTTTGGTCAGACACAAAACGGTAATAACAATCCATATTGTCAGGACAATTCCGTGACCTGGCTGGACTGGAAACTGCTCAAGTCCAATCAGGATTTTGTCGATTATACGAAAAAACTGATCGGTTTCCGAAGAAATCACGCAGTCTTTCACAGAGAGCAGGTGCTGAAGGGAATAGATTATCTCGGATATGGAAATCCGGATATTTCCTTTCATGGGGAAGAAGCATGGAAACCCGCGCTGGATCACAGCAGTCGCCATGTAGGCGTATTATACTGTGGAAAATATGCGCAAAATAAGGGCGGAGAAAAAGACAGTGACTTTTATGTCGTCTATAATATGCATTGGGAGCCTCACGAATTTGCACTGCCGAAACTACGCAAAGAGATGGAATGGAAACTTTGCATGGATACGTCAGTTCCCACAGGGTATCTGTCAGAGGAAGAAGAGGAAGCGGTTTCTCTTTCCGGAGGAATCGCATTGGCGGGAGCACGCACGATTCAGATCTATCAGTCCAGAAAAAAGGAAGAGCATTAA
- a CDS encoding 4Fe-4S dicluster domain-containing protein, which translates to MRGIETQVRKTRRRVFKEIASLAYDSENLIHDMEALPYKIVNYTESSYRESVYRERAIVRERLRLAMGMSLRPENLPVHVTQGMEESNIDEKYYEPPLMQVIPSACNACPVNEYAVTDRCMGCEAHPCNEVCPKGAISMVNGKSYIDQEKCIKCGKCKAVCPYDAISHQVRPCAAACGVSAIKSDESGRAVIDNDLCVSCGQCMVSCPFGAIADKSQIFQLIRAMQSGKTIIAQVAPAFAGQFGPKVTPDMLKTALKELGFADVYETAIGADMGAVAEAEHYVHAVATGELPFLLTSCCPSWSMLAKKYFPETIGNISNELTPMVATARVIKQEHPEASVVFIGPCASKKLEASRRTVRSDVDFVITFEELVGMFEAKGILLEEIKAMDEMKDATGAGRGYGVAGGVASAIEDCIREYYPDVEVNIDHAESLAECRKMLMLAKVGKKNGCLIEGMACPGGCVAGAGTNIPVTQAAKEVNKFKAAADKKLPEMEAAEEN; encoded by the coding sequence ATGAGAGGAATCGAGACGCAGGTCAGAAAAACAAGAAGACGTGTATTCAAGGAGATTGCTTCCCTTGCCTATGATTCGGAAAATCTGATTCATGATATGGAAGCGCTTCCTTACAAGATCGTAAATTATACAGAGTCATCTTACCGGGAAAGCGTTTACAGGGAACGGGCGATCGTCCGGGAACGGCTGCGACTGGCGATGGGGATGAGCCTGCGGCCGGAAAATCTTCCGGTCCATGTGACGCAGGGGATGGAAGAGAGCAACATTGATGAAAAATATTATGAACCGCCGCTGATGCAGGTCATTCCTTCCGCCTGCAATGCGTGTCCGGTCAATGAATATGCGGTGACTGACAGGTGTATGGGCTGTGAAGCGCATCCATGCAACGAGGTCTGTCCCAAGGGCGCCATTTCGATGGTAAACGGAAAGTCTTATATCGATCAGGAAAAATGTATCAAATGTGGAAAGTGCAAGGCGGTCTGTCCGTATGATGCCATTTCTCATCAGGTGCGGCCCTGTGCGGCAGCCTGCGGTGTGAGCGCAATCAAAAGCGATGAGTCCGGCAGAGCGGTCATTGATAACGATCTGTGCGTCTCCTGCGGACAGTGTATGGTGAGCTGCCCGTTCGGCGCTATCGCGGATAAGTCTCAGATCTTCCAGCTGATCCGGGCCATGCAGTCGGGAAAAACGATCATCGCTCAGGTAGCGCCTGCCTTTGCCGGACAGTTCGGACCGAAGGTGACACCGGACATGCTGAAGACGGCGCTTAAAGAGCTCGGGTTTGCGGACGTATACGAGACGGCGATCGGTGCGGATATGGGCGCAGTGGCGGAGGCAGAGCATTATGTACATGCGGTCGCCACCGGCGAGCTGCCATTTCTGCTCACCTCCTGTTGTCCATCCTGGTCAATGCTCGCCAAGAAGTATTTCCCGGAGACGATCGGCAACATATCCAATGAGCTGACGCCGATGGTGGCGACTGCCAGAGTGATCAAACAGGAGCACCCGGAGGCGAGTGTTGTATTCATCGGTCCCTGTGCGTCCAAGAAGCTGGAAGCATCCAGACGGACCGTCCGTTCGGACGTTGACTTTGTCATCACTTTTGAAGAGCTCGTAGGCATGTTCGAGGCCAAGGGGATTTTGCTGGAAGAAATCAAGGCGATGGACGAGATGAAAGATGCCACCGGGGCCGGAAGAGGATACGGCGTGGCGGGCGGCGTGGCCAGTGCCATTGAAGACTGTATCCGTGAATATTATCCCGATGTGGAAGTCAATATCGATCATGCGGAAAGTCTGGCAGAGTGCAGAAAGATGCTGATGCTCGCAAAAGTGGGCAAGAAGAACGGCTGTCTGATCGAAGGGATGGCCTGTCCGGGAGGCTGTGTGGCAGGGGCAGGGACGAATATTCCCGTCACACAGGCGGCAAAAGAAGTAAATAAATTCAAGGCGGCGGCAGATAAAAAGCTGCCCGAGATGGAAGCGGCGGAGGAAAACTGA
- a CDS encoding ATP-dependent helicase, whose translation MKIITFDLNTFNASQREAICHQSGPALVLAGPGSGKTTVITKRLQYLTQVLRVPPDKILAVTFTKAAALELRRRSVILTESASQIRFGTFHAIFYQILRESSSNCLTLLTEAEKQQYIRSVLRRQQIDETLASAFLEAFASLKGGTVQRPGTVAQDCRRGSLALSGAGEGKVTGKSETAVTQEQVTAVFHRYRKLCQERNKLDFDDMAYECLNLLEQRPDVLQRWQDRCRYILADEYQDISPIQEKILLLLAKPEDNLFLVGDDDQSIYGFRGAGPERMLTFPERYPQTRQIALEANYRCRPGIIRAAGAVIAENTNRFVKTQTPARESVNDSEVICEEFSDQRTENQEVLRLLQCLRREGHLARTAVLFRRNGEADSLVRMLAESGVPYVRTGKKNSGRSDFIWEDLAAYVRLLLGERRRADFYRVMNRPDRQIDRESCQKETVCFRELLNGNADMNVMKNIRKLEADCERASRMRPFAALMYIRKEVGYEAWLHGAFQGEALEEALQILMQIQEMAAAAKGLWELRDQLAENPDRRAESGKIRKEAKRDGVHILTYHGSKGLEFDYVILPGLNEGNVPHKKAENGKEMEEERRMFYVAMTRAREKLYLFYKTGTKKEPETMSRFLKAIVGDKHSAT comes from the coding sequence TTGAAAATCATAACGTTTGATTTAAATACATTCAATGCTTCCCAGCGGGAAGCGATCTGCCACCAGTCCGGGCCGGCGCTTGTACTCGCCGGTCCGGGCAGCGGCAAGACGACCGTGATCACGAAAAGGCTGCAATATCTGACGCAGGTGCTTCGCGTACCACCTGACAAAATATTGGCCGTCACCTTCACAAAGGCTGCGGCTCTGGAACTGCGGCGGCGGTCGGTGATCCTGACAGAGTCCGCATCTCAAATTCGTTTTGGCACGTTTCATGCCATCTTTTATCAGATCCTACGGGAAAGTTCTTCCAACTGTCTCACCTTACTCACCGAAGCGGAAAAGCAGCAATATATCCGATCTGTTCTTCGCAGACAGCAGATTGACGAGACGCTGGCTTCTGCCTTTCTGGAGGCATTTGCCAGTTTGAAGGGAGGCACTGTGCAGCGGCCGGGTACTGTCGCACAAGACTGCCGCAGAGGTTCGCTTGCACTGTCTGGCGCGGGAGAAGGTAAAGTGACAGGGAAGTCAGAGACCGCAGTTACACAGGAGCAGGTTACGGCTGTATTTCATCGCTACAGAAAACTTTGTCAGGAACGGAACAAGCTCGACTTTGATGATATGGCCTATGAGTGTCTGAATTTGCTGGAGCAGCGTCCTGATGTGCTGCAGCGCTGGCAGGATCGGTGCCGTTATATTCTGGCTGACGAATATCAGGACATCTCGCCGATTCAGGAGAAGATTTTATTGCTGCTGGCAAAGCCGGAAGACAATCTGTTTCTTGTCGGCGATGACGACCAGTCGATCTATGGGTTTCGCGGCGCCGGGCCGGAACGTATGCTGACGTTCCCGGAGCGGTACCCACAGACGAGACAGATCGCTCTGGAGGCAAATTATCGGTGTCGGCCGGGGATTATCCGGGCCGCAGGCGCTGTGATTGCGGAGAATACAAACCGTTTTGTAAAAACACAGACTCCCGCACGGGAAAGTGTGAATGACAGCGAAGTCATCTGCGAAGAGTTTTCGGATCAAAGGACAGAGAATCAGGAAGTGCTTCGCCTGTTGCAGTGTCTGCGCAGAGAAGGGCATCTGGCCCGGACGGCAGTCTTATTCCGCAGGAATGGGGAGGCAGACAGTCTCGTCCGGATGCTGGCTGAATCCGGGGTCCCGTATGTGCGGACAGGGAAGAAAAATTCCGGTCGGAGTGATTTTATCTGGGAAGATCTGGCGGCTTATGTCCGCCTGCTGCTGGGAGAGCGGAGGAGAGCGGATTTTTACCGGGTCATGAACCGGCCCGACAGGCAGATCGACAGAGAGAGCTGTCAGAAAGAGACGGTCTGTTTCCGCGAACTGCTCAACGGAAATGCTGACATGAATGTCATGAAAAATATCCGAAAGCTGGAAGCCGACTGTGAAAGGGCCTCACGCATGAGGCCTTTTGCCGCGCTGATGTATATTCGTAAGGAAGTGGGATATGAGGCGTGGCTGCATGGTGCATTTCAGGGAGAAGCACTGGAAGAGGCGCTGCAGATATTGATGCAGATACAGGAAATGGCGGCTGCGGCGAAAGGCTTGTGGGAACTGCGGGATCAGCTTGCGGAAAACCCGGACAGGCGGGCGGAAAGCGGGAAGATACGGAAGGAGGCGAAAAGAGACGGCGTTCATATTCTTACTTATCACGGTTCGAAAGGACTGGAATTTGACTATGTGATTCTACCTGGTCTGAATGAAGGGAATGTGCCCCATAAGAAGGCGGAAAACGGGAAGGAGATGGAGGAAGAGAGAAGGATGTTTTATGTAGCTATGACCCGGGCGCGGGAAAAACTGTATCTGTTTTATAAAACAGGGACAAAAAAAGAACCGGAAACGATGTCCCGGTTTCTGAAAGCGATTGTGGGAGATAAGCACAGCGCAACATAA
- a CDS encoding ABC transporter ATP-binding protein: protein MHKLIDLQHITKAYDSNVVLDDMNLYIRENEFLTLLGPSGCGKTTTLRIIGGFETPDKGRVIFDETDITSYPPHKRQLNTVFQKYALFPHMNIGENIAFGLRIKNKPKSYIRDKITYALKLVNLDGYENRMPDSLSGGQQQRVAIARAIVNEPKVLLLDEPLGALDLKLRQDMQYELIRLKNELGITFIYVTHDQEEALTMSDTIVVMNQGYIQQIGTPEMIYNEPENAFVADFIGDSNIIDAVMIRDELVEILGTRFACVDKGFGENKPVDVVIRPEDVELVEPQRGIIEGVVTHIIFKGVHYEMEVMAGGFEWLVQSTKMFPAGTQVGLLVDPFNIQIMNKPVSEDEEAIGIDE, encoded by the coding sequence TTGCATAAACTCATCGACTTACAGCATATCACAAAAGCCTATGATTCCAATGTCGTTTTGGATGATATGAATCTGTATATACGTGAAAACGAATTTCTGACACTGCTCGGACCCAGCGGCTGCGGCAAGACGACCACTCTGCGCATCATCGGCGGTTTTGAGACTCCGGATAAAGGCCGCGTTATTTTTGACGAAACGGATATTACCTCGTATCCGCCACACAAGCGCCAGCTAAACACCGTGTTTCAGAAATATGCCCTCTTTCCCCATATGAATATCGGAGAAAACATTGCGTTCGGTCTGCGCATAAAAAACAAACCGAAATCTTATATCCGTGATAAGATCACCTATGCCCTGAAACTCGTCAATCTCGATGGTTATGAGAACCGGATGCCGGACTCTCTGAGCGGCGGCCAGCAGCAGCGTGTGGCAATCGCCCGCGCAATCGTCAATGAACCGAAAGTACTGCTCCTGGATGAACCGCTCGGCGCACTGGACTTAAAACTGCGTCAGGATATGCAGTATGAACTGATCCGGCTGAAAAATGAACTTGGCATCACCTTCATCTATGTGACCCACGATCAGGAGGAAGCGCTGACGATGTCCGACACAATAGTTGTCATGAATCAGGGATATATTCAGCAGATCGGTACCCCGGAAATGATCTACAATGAGCCGGAAAATGCTTTTGTGGCTGACTTTATCGGCGACAGTAATATCATTGACGCCGTCATGATCCGCGATGAGCTCGTAGAGATACTGGGCACCCGCTTCGCCTGCGTGGATAAGGGTTTTGGGGAAAACAAACCGGTCGATGTCGTCATCCGGCCGGAAGATGTAGAACTCGTGGAGCCTCAGCGCGGTATCATCGAAGGTGTTGTCACTCATATCATTTTCAAAGGGGTACATTATGAAATGGAAGTCATGGCGGGCGGTTTTGAGTGGCTTGTGCAGTCGACTAAAATGTTTCCGGCAGGCACACAGGTCGGTCTTCTCGTAGACCCCTTTAATATCCAGATTATGAACAAACCGGTATCCGAAGATGAGGAGGCAATCGGCATTGATGAATAA
- the gltX gene encoding glutamate--tRNA ligase, translating into MKKIRTRFAPSPTGRMHVGNLRTALYAWLIAKHEGGDFILRIEDTDQERLVEGAVEIIYRTLEKTGLLHDEGPDKDGGVGPYVQSERQAQGLYLEYAKKLIAQGEAYYCFCDKERLATLTRVVDGKEINIYDKHCLSLSQEEIDQKLASGIPYVIRQNNPAEGTTVFHDEIYGDISVGNEELDDMILIKSDGYPTYNFANVIDDHLMGITHVVRGNEYLSSSPKYNRLYEAFGWEVPTYVHCPLITDEEHHKLSKRCGHSSYEDLVEQGFLTEAIVNFVALLGWSPADNREIFSLQELVEAFDYHHLSKSPAVFDYTKLKWMNGEYIKAMDDTVFYEKALPFLKESISRPLDLSKIAQMVKTRIEILPDIPAMVDFFETLPQYDPQMYCHKKMKTTKESSLEVLRELFPLLEAQDDYSNDALYERLRGYVEEKGYKNGYVMWPVRTAVSGKQTTPAGATEIMEVLGKEESLRRIRRGIELLEE; encoded by the coding sequence ATGAAAAAGATAAGAACGAGATTTGCGCCCAGCCCGACAGGGCGTATGCACGTGGGCAATCTGCGGACGGCGCTGTATGCCTGGCTGATTGCCAAACATGAAGGCGGAGACTTTATCCTGCGGATTGAGGATACTGACCAGGAACGCCTTGTGGAGGGGGCTGTGGAAATTATCTACCGCACACTGGAGAAGACAGGGCTGCTTCATGACGAGGGGCCGGACAAAGACGGAGGCGTAGGTCCTTATGTGCAGAGCGAGAGACAGGCGCAGGGACTTTATCTGGAATATGCCAAAAAGCTGATCGCCCAGGGTGAAGCCTACTATTGCTTCTGCGATAAGGAGCGTCTGGCGACATTGACCAGAGTGGTCGATGGAAAAGAGATCAATATTTACGACAAACATTGTCTTTCTCTCTCACAGGAAGAGATTGATCAGAAGCTGGCGTCCGGGATTCCCTATGTCATTCGCCAGAACAATCCCGCAGAGGGGACGACAGTCTTTCACGATGAGATTTATGGGGACATCAGCGTCGGAAATGAAGAGCTGGATGATATGATTCTGATCAAATCCGACGGCTATCCGACCTATAATTTTGCCAATGTCATTGACGATCATCTGATGGGGATTACCCACGTCGTGCGGGGGAATGAATATCTCTCGTCGTCGCCCAAATACAACAGGCTTTATGAAGCCTTCGGCTGGGAAGTGCCGACCTATGTGCATTGTCCGCTCATCACGGACGAGGAACATCATAAACTGTCCAAACGCTGCGGACATTCCTCATATGAGGATCTTGTGGAGCAGGGTTTTCTTACGGAAGCCATTGTCAACTTTGTGGCGTTGCTTGGGTGGAGTCCGGCGGATAACAGGGAGATCTTTTCCCTGCAGGAGCTGGTGGAAGCGTTTGACTATCATCATCTGTCCAAATCACCGGCAGTTTTTGACTATACGAAGCTGAAGTGGATGAACGGGGAATACATCAAGGCGATGGACGACACAGTCTTTTACGAGAAAGCTCTGCCATTCCTGAAGGAGAGCATCAGCAGGCCGCTTGATCTGTCAAAGATCGCGCAGATGGTCAAGACCCGGATCGAGATATTACCGGATATTCCGGCGATGGTGGACTTTTTTGAGACCTTGCCGCAGTATGATCCGCAGATGTACTGCCACAAGAAGATGAAGACGACAAAAGAGTCTTCACTGGAAGTGCTCAGAGAGCTGTTCCCTCTTCTTGAGGCGCAGGACGACTACAGTAACGATGCCCTGTATGAGCGGCTGCGTGGTTATGTGGAAGAGAAGGGGTACAAAAACGGCTACGTGATGTGGCCGGTCCGGACAGCGGTCTCCGGGAAACAGACGACGCCCGCGGGCGCGACCGAGATCATGGAAGTGCTCGGAAAAGAAGAGTCTCTGCGGCGGATCCGCAGAGGGATCGAACTGCTGGAAGAATAA
- a CDS encoding DUF1292 domain-containing protein: MGINNTDEEMTVELELEDGSKVECAIITILTVREQDYIALLPLDEKGENTDGEVWLYRYHEDEVDPDIEPELTYIEDDEEYEAIAEAFDEYLDNSEFDELVDNKNS; the protein is encoded by the coding sequence ATGGGGATAAACAATACCGACGAAGAAATGACTGTGGAACTGGAGCTGGAAGACGGCTCTAAAGTTGAATGTGCCATTATCACGATCCTGACTGTACGGGAACAAGATTACATCGCGCTTCTCCCTTTGGATGAAAAAGGGGAAAATACGGACGGAGAAGTGTGGTTGTACCGTTATCATGAAGATGAGGTAGACCCGGATATTGAACCGGAACTGACCTACATCGAAGATGACGAGGAATATGAGGCCATAGCAGAGGCCTTTGACGAATATCTGGACAACTCGGAATTTGACGAACTTGTAGATAACAAAAACTCCTGA